The following DNA comes from Shinella zoogloeoides.
CGCGCGATCCGGTCGACCATGGTGGAGGAAAGCTTCAGCATGGATGATCCTCGATTATCGGGTCACGGGGATGGAGCGCGCGGCGCGCGAGACGAAGAGAAGGGCAAGGACGAGCGCCATGCCCGCGCCGCCGAAGGCGAGCACATAGCCGGTGCGCCCCGCCACCCAGACGACGAGGCCGGCAATCGCCATCTCGCCGAGCACGTTGGCGCTCTGAAGCACGGTCACGTCCGTGCCCGCCTGTTTTCCCGCGCCGCCGAAGGCCATGATGATCGTCGCCGCCGAGACGGCGATGAAGCCGCTCGCGACCGACAGGACGCCGATGGCTGGCAGGACGGAAGACCAGCCTATCGGCAAGATGCCCGCGGCAATGAGCCCGAAGAGGGCGAAGGCGAGGGCGGCAAGTGTCATGCCCATTCCCATGGCGAGCCAGCGGTTGCGGGCCGTCAGCGCACTGCCGAGCGGGCAGCCGAACATCAGCATCGCAAGGCCGCTGAGCGTGGCGACGAAACCCGTATCCTGGTTCGACCAGCCCTGGTCGACGAGAAAGATCCTGCTGACGCTGAGCCCGCCCGCATGGGCGCCGCCATAGATGAAGGCGAGCACGAGAAGCAGTGCGATGCCGGGGCGGCGGAACGTATCGGCAAGCCGGGCCTTGCCGCCGCCTTGCGCCGTGGCGGGACGCGGCGGCTCGCGCCAGGAGAGGGCGATGGCGACGGTCAGGACCGGGAACAGCGCGAGCAGCAGGAATATGCCTTGCTGGCCGAGTGTGTCGGCGACCATCAGCACGCCGCCGCCGCCCACCATGAAGCCGCCCATCATGCCGCCGACCTGCAATGCATTGGCATAGGCAAGCCCGCGTCCGGCAAGCTGTTCGGCAGCGAGGCCATCCGTCGCGGTGTCCTGCGTGGCGCTGGCGATCGAGCCGATCATGAGCGCCGTCACCGCCATCCAGAGGCCGGCTCCTTCGAGCGGAAGGAAGGCGAGCAGAAGGAGGCAGGCGGCGAGGATTACCTGCATCAGCACGATCCAGCTCCTGCGGCGCCCGAGGCTTGCATTCCAGTGGTTGTCGACCTCCGGTGCCCAGAGGAACTTGACGATCCAGGGCAGGCCGGCGAGCGGCACCAGCGCGATGATGTCCATGGAGACGCCGCTCTGGCGCATCAGCACGGGCACCGCCTCCATGGAAAGCCCCATGGGCAAGCCTTGCGTGAAGTAGAGCGCGCCGATCATCACGAAGAAGCGCAGCCGGCCGGTTTGCGCCGGAGCAGGCGCGGCGGCGGCGAGGAGCATGGTATTGTCTTTCCCGCCCATGTCACCACACCTTGGCCAGCGTGATGCCGATCGTCCGGCCGGGGGCCGCCACGCCCATGTCGGTGCCGCTATAGCTGAAATAGTTCTTCAGGTAGCGCTCGTCCGTCAGGTTCTTCGCCCAGAGGCTGGCGCTCCAGCCGTCCTTCTCGATGCCGATATGGGCATCCACCAGATGCGTCGGTTCCTGCCGGTATCCGTTATCGGCGGTGAAGGCGTAGGAGCTGCGGAACGTATAGTCGAGACCTGCCTTCAGCACGGCGCCGGCTTCGAGCTCCCGCTCGAAGCGCAGGCCCGAGCTGACGCTGTGGCGCGGCGCGAAGGGCAGGTCGTTGCCGGTATAGACCGCGCCCATCACCGTATCGACGAAATCGTCGTATCCGGCACGGGTGTAGCCATAGCCGAACCGCAGCCCGAATTCTTCGGTGAGCTGCGCGGTGGCCTCGATCTCCAGGCCCTTCGACGTCGCCGCCGCGGCATTGCGATAGACGCGGGTGAACGGCGTCGTGTAGATCACCGCCTGCTGGTCCTTCCAGTCGATGAAGAACAGCGATGCCGCCAGGGTGAACCGGCCGTCGGCCGAGGTCGCCTTGGTGCCGAGCTCGTAGGACGTGGTGGTCTCGGGGTCGTAGCGGTTCGCCGTGCCGTCCGCCTCGATATAGGGGCTGATGCCGCCCGACTTGTAGCCGCGGCTGATCTTGGCATAGGCGATGTTGCCTTCGGACAGGTGATAGGTGAGGGCCGCTTCCGGAGAGAAGTTGGAGAAGGACACGTCGCCCTCGGCCCGGCCGGGCGTGCCGAACATGGAGCTGCCGCTCGGCGAGGAGATCTCGCTCGTCGTCGACTTTCGGTCGTAGGTGTAGCGCCCGCCGGCCGAAAGCTCCCATTGCGGCGTCAGGAAATAGCCGGCCTCGCCGAAAACCGACACCGTGTCCGCCGATTGCTCGAAAACGTCCCGGCTCCAGACATCCCGCGGGAAGGCCGCGAGGTCGAAATACTGCCTGCCCTCGAAGCGTTCATGCATGTAGAAGAGCCCGCCGCTCCAGCGGAAGACGTCGTCGTCCAGCGAGGAGAGGCGGATTTCCTGGCTGAACTGGCGCTGCGTCTCTTCCTGGGCTTGGCCGATGAAGGGCGTGGCGGTGAAGTCGCCGTCGAGGTAGCTGCTCATCTCGTGGCCGCGGAAGGCGGTGATGGAGGTCAGCCGCGCAGTTTCGAATTCATGGTCGATGCGGACGGAGAGACCGCCACTGTCGACGCTGTTCTCTGGCTCGAAATCGTGGGTCGCCTCGTGGTCGAAGGCGAGCGGCAGCGGCGCATACCAGAGCCCGCCGTCGCTGCGGTCGCGGGTGTAATCGCCGATGATCCTGATCTTCGTGCCGTCGCCGACTTCGCCGGTGGCGACGATGCGGCCGGAGAAGAGATCGGTGTCGCTGACATCCTCGCCGGTAACGAGGTTTTCGATATAGCCGCGATTGCCGCTCCAGGCGGCGGAGGCGCGTACCGCCCAGTCCGTGCCCTCGATGGGCGTCTCGAAGGCCGCCTTGAAGCGCCTGTCGAGGTCCGTGCCGATGGTTGCGGAGAATTCGCCGCCGGCGGTGTCGCCGGGTTCGCGCGAGATCAGGTTGACCGCCCCGCCGATCGTGTTCTTGCCGTAGAGCGTCGCCTGCGAGCCGCGCACCACCTCGACGCGCTCCAGGTCCTCGAGGATGAAGGGATAGCCCATCGGCCGGGCGAGATAGACGTCGTCGAGGAACATGCCGACGGCAGGCTGCCTGTCGACGCCGCCGGAAATGCCGAGCGACGTCACGCCGCGAATGCTGACCGGGCCGCCCTGTCCGTTGAAGAGCACGTTCGGCGTCCTGAAGGCGGCATCCTCCATCGTGTCCGTCCGGCCCTTGCCGAGCTCCTCGGGAATGGCGGTCACCGCGACGGGCGCCTCCTGGATCTTCTCCTCGCGCCGCCGCGCGGTGACGACGATCTGTTCGAGGACGGTTGCCCCGGACGTGGTGCCGCTGGCCTCCTGCTCCTGCGCGGCAGGCGAGCCGGCGTCGATGAGAACGAGGCCCGTGGCCGCAAGGACGGTCGCGGCGCGCAGGGCGGCGTGGCGTTTTCCATTCATGATGAAATTCCCTCATGTTTGCGAGGGTCTTCGCATGGGGCCGGCGGGAGGGACAATCGCAGGGCCGTTCGGGATCGCGGCAAAGACGTTCGGGAAACGGACTATCGGTCAGCGGGCCTTGCCGGCGATGGTGGTGGGCGCGACGCCGAAGCGGCGGCGGAACTCCGTGGCGAAATGCTGCGGCTGGTAGCCGACCCGCCGGGCGACACGGGCGATAGACGTCTCGCCGCCCTCCAGCAGCATACGGGCGGCATCCAGCCGGTTCGCCTTGACGAAGCCGTAGACGCTGGTGCCGAACAGCGCCTGGAAGCCGCTGCCCAGCTTCTTGGCATTCGTGCCGACCCGGCGGGCAAGCTCCGGCACGCTGGGCGGCGAGGCGAGTTCGGCAAGCAGGATGCTGCGCGCCTCGTGCACCCGGGCGATGTCGCGCGCCGGCCATCCTGCCGTGATGCCGGCATTGGTGGGCGCGGTAGCGTCATCGAGGACATGGGCGACCATCTCCATTGCCTTGCCGGTCATGTAGAGGCGGCGGGCCGGGCCTTGCAGCGGGCAGCCGAGCATCTGCCAGGCGATGGTGCGCGCCGCTTCCGGCAGGCAAAGGCGCGGATCCGGCGTCTTGCGCGAGATCAGCGCCAGCGTGTCGCCGCCGACCAGCGGTTCGGCCATCTCCGCTTCGATCTGCACGAAGACGGCCGCCACGCTGCCGTCGCGCAGGACGACATGGCGCGTCGCGACATCTTCGCTGGCGGAGAAGATGGTGCCGCCGCCGCTCTCCCATAGGTGCTCGCCGAAGCCTTCCTGCCGCACGGAAAGGCTGCCTTCCAGCAGGGTGCCGAGCCAATGGCCGGGCGGCGTGATGCTTTCCCATACCATTTCCCGCCGCACGCTGGCGGTCTCCAGGAAGATGTTGAGGCCACAGGCGCGGATGATCTCCACGGCGTTCTCCGAAGGAGAGGGATGCGTCACAACCGGCGTGAGGCCGTGTGCCGCGATGCATGTTTCAATCGGAGAACGATCACAATATATGACTATGATAGTCAAGTTATTTGTGCGTTTCCTCAATCGGGCTCCAGAGGCGGCGCCGCAAGCCGGCTCGATGTGAA
Coding sequences within:
- a CDS encoding MFS transporter; translated protein: MGGKDNTMLLAAAAPAPAQTGRLRFFVMIGALYFTQGLPMGLSMEAVPVLMRQSGVSMDIIALVPLAGLPWIVKFLWAPEVDNHWNASLGRRRSWIVLMQVILAACLLLLAFLPLEGAGLWMAVTALMIGSIASATQDTATDGLAAEQLAGRGLAYANALQVGGMMGGFMVGGGGVLMVADTLGQQGIFLLLALFPVLTVAIALSWREPPRPATAQGGGKARLADTFRRPGIALLLVLAFIYGGAHAGGLSVSRIFLVDQGWSNQDTGFVATLSGLAMLMFGCPLGSALTARNRWLAMGMGMTLAALAFALFGLIAAGILPIGWSSVLPAIGVLSVASGFIAVSAATIIMAFGGAGKQAGTDVTVLQSANVLGEMAIAGLVVWVAGRTGYVLAFGGAGMALVLALLFVSRAARSIPVTR
- a CDS encoding TonB-dependent receptor, giving the protein MNGKRHAALRAATVLAATGLVLIDAGSPAAQEQEASGTTSGATVLEQIVVTARRREEKIQEAPVAVTAIPEELGKGRTDTMEDAAFRTPNVLFNGQGGPVSIRGVTSLGISGGVDRQPAVGMFLDDVYLARPMGYPFILEDLERVEVVRGSQATLYGKNTIGGAVNLISREPGDTAGGEFSATIGTDLDRRFKAAFETPIEGTDWAVRASAAWSGNRGYIENLVTGEDVSDTDLFSGRIVATGEVGDGTKIRIIGDYTRDRSDGGLWYAPLPLAFDHEATHDFEPENSVDSGGLSVRIDHEFETARLTSITAFRGHEMSSYLDGDFTATPFIGQAQEETQRQFSQEIRLSSLDDDVFRWSGGLFYMHERFEGRQYFDLAAFPRDVWSRDVFEQSADTVSVFGEAGYFLTPQWELSAGGRYTYDRKSTTSEISSPSGSSMFGTPGRAEGDVSFSNFSPEAALTYHLSEGNIAYAKISRGYKSGGISPYIEADGTANRYDPETTTSYELGTKATSADGRFTLAASLFFIDWKDQQAVIYTTPFTRVYRNAAAATSKGLEIEATAQLTEEFGLRFGYGYTRAGYDDFVDTVMGAVYTGNDLPFAPRHSVSSGLRFERELEAGAVLKAGLDYTFRSSYAFTADNGYRQEPTHLVDAHIGIEKDGWSASLWAKNLTDERYLKNYFSYSGTDMGVAAPGRTIGITLAKVW
- a CDS encoding AraC family transcriptional regulator, whose amino-acid sequence is MEIIRACGLNIFLETASVRREMVWESITPPGHWLGTLLEGSLSVRQEGFGEHLWESGGGTIFSASEDVATRHVVLRDGSVAAVFVQIEAEMAEPLVGGDTLALISRKTPDPRLCLPEAARTIAWQMLGCPLQGPARRLYMTGKAMEMVAHVLDDATAPTNAGITAGWPARDIARVHEARSILLAELASPPSVPELARRVGTNAKKLGSGFQALFGTSVYGFVKANRLDAARMLLEGGETSIARVARRVGYQPQHFATEFRRRFGVAPTTIAGKAR